One segment of Rosa chinensis cultivar Old Blush chromosome 6, RchiOBHm-V2, whole genome shotgun sequence DNA contains the following:
- the LOC112172904 gene encoding aspartate--tRNA ligase 2, cytoplasmic isoform X2 has translation MSEPQPPSEPTQEPENEESASLSKKAAKKEAAKLEKLRRRQEQEAAAAAARAESAEPEDPLAANYGDLPLIQLQSMRIADVNDWTEVGALTEALKDQKVLIRGRAQTIRAVGKNMAFIVVREKGFTVQCVATVQPEIVSRQMVKYVAALNRESIIDIEGIVSVPGVAIKGASQQVEVQVRKLYCISKAAVLPINIEDAARSDAEIEKANQAGEQLVRVNQDTRLNFRVLDLRTPANQGIFRIQSQVGTIFRQFLLSEGFFEIHSPKLIAGSSEGGASVFKLDYKGQPACLAQSPQLHKQMAICGDFGRIFEIGPVFRAEDSYTHRHLCEFTGLDIEMEIKWSYFEVMDIVSRLFVTMFDYLNKNCEKELEAVRRQYPFEPLKYLPETLRLTFAEGVQMLKDAGVEVDPMGDLNTEAERKLGQLVLEKYGTEFYILHRYPLAVRPFYTMPCCDNKEYSNSFDVFIRGEEIISGAQRIHVPEFLAERAEARGIEVKTISTYIDSFSPDY, from the exons ATGTCAGAACCTCAGCCACCCTCCGAGCCCACCCAGGAGCCAGAGAACGAGGAGTCCGCCTCACTCAGCAAAAAGGCCGCCAAGAAAGAAGCCGCCAAGCTCGAGAAGCTCCGTCGCCGCCAGGAGCAAGAAGCTGCGGCCGCCGCGGCTCGCGCTGAGTCCGCCGAGCCGGAGGACCCACTCGCCGCGAACTACGGCGACTTGCCGCTCATTCAGCTCCAATCGATGAGGATCGCCGACGTCAACGACTGGACGGAGGTCGGAGCGCTGACGGAGGCGTTGAAGGACCAGAAGGTTCTGATACGCGGCCGCGCGCAGACGATCCGAGCCGTCGGGAAGAACATGGCGTTTATTGTCGTCAGAGAGAAGGGCTTCACGGTTCAGTGCGTCGCCACGGTGCAGCCGGAGATTGTCAGCCGTCAGATGGTCAAGTACGTGGCGGCGTTAAACCGCGAGTCCATTATTGACATTGAAGGGATTGTGTCTGTTCCTGGCGTGGCAATTAAAGGCGCTTCACAGCAG GTGGAGGTGCAAGTCAGAAAGTTGTACTGTATAAGTAAGGCGGCTGTTTTGCCTATCAACATTGAGGATGCTGCTCGAAGTGATGCCGAAATTGAAAAAGCTAATCAG GCTGGAGAACAACTGGTTCGTGTAAATCAGGATACTCGCTTGAACTTCCGAGTACTTGACTTGCGAACACCGGCTAACCAGGGGATTTTCCGAATCCAGAGTCAAGTTGGAACT ATCTTCAGGCAGTTCTTGCTGTCTGAAGGCTTTTTTGAAATCCACTCACCAAAACTGATCGCTGGTTCAAGTGAAGGTGGGGCTTCCGTGTTTAAACTGGACTACAAGGGGCAACCTGCCTGCCTTGCCCAGTCACCGCAGCTCCACAAGCAGATGGCCATCTGTGGTGACTTTGGTCGTATTTTTGAGATTGGTCCTGTTTTCAGAGCTGAGGACTCCTATACACATAGGCATCTATGTGAGTTCACTGGTCTCGATATTGAGATGGAGATTAAGTGGAGCTATTTTGAG GTTATGGATATTGTTAGCAGGTTGTTTGTTACTATGTTtgactatttgaacaaaaattgtgAGAAGGAACTTGAAGCTGTACGGAGGCAGTATCCCTTCGAACCACTAAAG TACTTGCCTGAGACTCTACGTCTCACTTTTGCGGAAGGTGTTCAAATGCTGAAG GATGCTGGTGTCGAAGTAGATCCTATGGGGGACCTAAATACTGAAGCAGAGAGGAAGTTGGGCCAATTAGTTTTGGAAAA ATATGGCACTGAGTTCTACATACTTCACCGCTATCCGTTGGCTGTGAGGCCTTTCTATACCATGCCTTGCTGTGACAATAAGGAGTACAGTAATTCATTTGATGTCTTCATTCGAG GTGAGGAGATTATATCAGGTGCGCAACGTATCCATGTACCAGAGTTCTTGGCTGAACGTGCTGAAGCACGTGGAATTGAAGTCAAGACAATATCAACATATATTGATTCCTTCAG CCCAGACTATTAA
- the LOC112172904 gene encoding aspartate--tRNA ligase 2, cytoplasmic isoform X1: MSEPQPPSEPTQEPENEESASLSKKAAKKEAAKLEKLRRRQEQEAAAAAARAESAEPEDPLAANYGDLPLIQLQSMRIADVNDWTEVGALTEALKDQKVLIRGRAQTIRAVGKNMAFIVVREKGFTVQCVATVQPEIVSRQMVKYVAALNRESIIDIEGIVSVPGVAIKGASQQVEVQVRKLYCISKAAVLPINIEDAARSDAEIEKANQAGEQLVRVNQDTRLNFRVLDLRTPANQGIFRIQSQVGTIFRQFLLSEGFFEIHSPKLIAGSSEGGASVFKLDYKGQPACLAQSPQLHKQMAICGDFGRIFEIGPVFRAEDSYTHRHLCEFTGLDIEMEIKWSYFEVMDIVSRLFVTMFDYLNKNCEKELEAVRRQYPFEPLKYLPETLRLTFAEGVQMLKDAGVEVDPMGDLNTEAERKLGQLVLEKYGTEFYILHRYPLAVRPFYTMPCCDNKEYSNSFDVFIRGEEIISGAQRIHVPEFLAERAEARGIEVKTISTYIDSFRYGAPPHGGFGVGLERVVMLFCGLNNIRKTSLFPRDPLRLAP; the protein is encoded by the exons ATGTCAGAACCTCAGCCACCCTCCGAGCCCACCCAGGAGCCAGAGAACGAGGAGTCCGCCTCACTCAGCAAAAAGGCCGCCAAGAAAGAAGCCGCCAAGCTCGAGAAGCTCCGTCGCCGCCAGGAGCAAGAAGCTGCGGCCGCCGCGGCTCGCGCTGAGTCCGCCGAGCCGGAGGACCCACTCGCCGCGAACTACGGCGACTTGCCGCTCATTCAGCTCCAATCGATGAGGATCGCCGACGTCAACGACTGGACGGAGGTCGGAGCGCTGACGGAGGCGTTGAAGGACCAGAAGGTTCTGATACGCGGCCGCGCGCAGACGATCCGAGCCGTCGGGAAGAACATGGCGTTTATTGTCGTCAGAGAGAAGGGCTTCACGGTTCAGTGCGTCGCCACGGTGCAGCCGGAGATTGTCAGCCGTCAGATGGTCAAGTACGTGGCGGCGTTAAACCGCGAGTCCATTATTGACATTGAAGGGATTGTGTCTGTTCCTGGCGTGGCAATTAAAGGCGCTTCACAGCAG GTGGAGGTGCAAGTCAGAAAGTTGTACTGTATAAGTAAGGCGGCTGTTTTGCCTATCAACATTGAGGATGCTGCTCGAAGTGATGCCGAAATTGAAAAAGCTAATCAG GCTGGAGAACAACTGGTTCGTGTAAATCAGGATACTCGCTTGAACTTCCGAGTACTTGACTTGCGAACACCGGCTAACCAGGGGATTTTCCGAATCCAGAGTCAAGTTGGAACT ATCTTCAGGCAGTTCTTGCTGTCTGAAGGCTTTTTTGAAATCCACTCACCAAAACTGATCGCTGGTTCAAGTGAAGGTGGGGCTTCCGTGTTTAAACTGGACTACAAGGGGCAACCTGCCTGCCTTGCCCAGTCACCGCAGCTCCACAAGCAGATGGCCATCTGTGGTGACTTTGGTCGTATTTTTGAGATTGGTCCTGTTTTCAGAGCTGAGGACTCCTATACACATAGGCATCTATGTGAGTTCACTGGTCTCGATATTGAGATGGAGATTAAGTGGAGCTATTTTGAG GTTATGGATATTGTTAGCAGGTTGTTTGTTACTATGTTtgactatttgaacaaaaattgtgAGAAGGAACTTGAAGCTGTACGGAGGCAGTATCCCTTCGAACCACTAAAG TACTTGCCTGAGACTCTACGTCTCACTTTTGCGGAAGGTGTTCAAATGCTGAAG GATGCTGGTGTCGAAGTAGATCCTATGGGGGACCTAAATACTGAAGCAGAGAGGAAGTTGGGCCAATTAGTTTTGGAAAA ATATGGCACTGAGTTCTACATACTTCACCGCTATCCGTTGGCTGTGAGGCCTTTCTATACCATGCCTTGCTGTGACAATAAGGAGTACAGTAATTCATTTGATGTCTTCATTCGAG GTGAGGAGATTATATCAGGTGCGCAACGTATCCATGTACCAGAGTTCTTGGCTGAACGTGCTGAAGCACGTGGAATTGAAGTCAAGACAATATCAACATATATTGATTCCTTCAG ATATGGTGCACCTCCCCATGGTGGATTTGGAGTAGGGCTGGAGCGTGTTGTGATGCTCTTCTGTGGTTTGAATAACATCCGCAAAACATCCTTATTCCCACGTGATCCGCTCCGGCTAGCTCCTTGA